GACGGGCCAGCACCAGCAGGCTAAAACCGCTCACCACCATCACATAGTCAGGCGCCAGCCAGCCACAGGCGAGCGGCGCGATGAGCGCACTTATAAGCGATGCCAGCGCGGCTGCTCTTAGTCGCCATGCTAATATTGACCACAGCACGGCGCTCAATAACGCAACGCTGGGCACCAATACCAGCAGCACGCCAAACGTACTCGCCACGGCTTTGCCGCCGCGAAAACCATGCCATAGCGGAAAGCTGTGACCCAGTAGCACCGCCAGCCCAACTAACCCTTGCAGCCACACCGGGCAGCTCATCAGCTTAGCGCCCAGCACCGCAGGGATGCTT
This DNA window, taken from Vreelandella profundi, encodes the following:
- the plsY gene encoding glycerol-3-phosphate 1-O-acyltransferase PlsY is translated as MGWILVGYLSGSWLAALSICRLAGVGDPRRYGSFNPGFSNVLRLYGPRLATATLLLDALKSIPAVLGAKLMSCPVWLQGLVGLAVLLGHSFPLWHGFRGGKAVASTFGVLLVLVPSVALLSAVLWSILAWRLRAAALASLISALIAPLACGWLAPDYVMVVSGFSLLVLARHGLNIRRLRRGEEPPLRGS